A region of Terriglobales bacterium DNA encodes the following proteins:
- the frr gene encoding ribosome recycling factor: MAQPTMASIPALKEVFGQLRTRMDKAVEDFRRELAATRTGRANVHMLDPIRVELYDSQMPLNQVAQVHAPEAQLLTVQPFDPTSVAVIEKAIRTADLGLNPMSDGKLIRVPVPPLTEERRKDLVKHLHKVLEDHRTAVRNIRRDGNDSIKKALKDKKISEDEERRAHEEIQKLTDEEIKKMEEMSKTKEKEILQVG, translated from the coding sequence ATGGCTCAACCCACGATGGCCTCGATTCCCGCGCTCAAGGAAGTGTTCGGCCAGCTGCGCACACGCATGGACAAGGCAGTCGAGGATTTCCGCCGCGAGCTGGCGGCCACCCGCACCGGTCGCGCCAACGTGCACATGCTCGACCCGATACGCGTCGAGCTGTACGACTCCCAGATGCCCCTCAACCAGGTCGCCCAGGTGCACGCCCCGGAAGCCCAGCTTCTCACCGTGCAGCCCTTCGATCCCACTTCGGTGGCGGTTATTGAGAAGGCCATTCGCACCGCCGATCTCGGCTTGAACCCCATGAGCGACGGCAAGCTCATCCGCGTGCCCGTGCCGCCGCTCACGGAAGAGCGCCGCAAGGATCTGGTAAAGCATCTGCACAAGGTGCTGGAAGACCACCGCACCGCTGTGCGCAACATCCGTCGCGACGGCAACGATTCGATCAAGAAGGCGCTCAAGGACAAGAAGATCAGCGAGGACGAGGAGCGCCGCGCCCACGAGGAAATCCAGAAACTCACCGACGAAGAAATCAAGAAAATGGAGGAGATGAGCAAGACCAAGGAGAAGGAGATCCTCCAGGTCGGCTAG
- the pyrH gene encoding UMP kinase → MFRRVLLKLSGEALAGNQGFGVEPARVEQVASELQDAKTMDVELAIVVGGGNFFRGVAEHAREMDRVSADHMGMLATVINALALQDALEKRGVYTRVMSAIEMNQVAEPFIRRRAIRHLEKGRLVIFAAGTGNPYFSTDTAASLRAMEIKADVILKATKVDGIYDADPVLVKDARMFDTITHLDVLKKGLKVMDSTAITLCRDNNLPIIVFNLNRHGNIRRVLAGEKVGSLVSQ, encoded by the coding sequence GTGTTCCGTCGTGTCCTGCTTAAGCTCTCTGGCGAAGCTCTCGCCGGCAACCAGGGTTTTGGCGTTGAGCCGGCGCGCGTGGAACAGGTCGCCAGTGAACTCCAGGACGCCAAGACTATGGACGTGGAGCTGGCCATCGTGGTTGGTGGCGGCAATTTTTTCCGTGGCGTAGCTGAGCACGCTCGGGAGATGGACCGCGTGTCCGCCGACCACATGGGCATGCTGGCCACCGTCATCAACGCCCTCGCTTTGCAGGACGCCCTGGAAAAACGCGGGGTATACACCCGCGTCATGTCCGCCATCGAGATGAACCAGGTCGCAGAGCCCTTCATCCGCCGCCGCGCCATCCGCCACCTGGAGAAGGGCCGCTTGGTCATCTTCGCCGCCGGCACCGGCAATCCCTACTTCTCCACCGATACCGCCGCCTCCCTGCGCGCCATGGAGATCAAGGCCGACGTCATACTCAAGGCCACGAAGGTTGATGGCATCTACGACGCCGACCCTGTCCTGGTGAAGGACGCGCGCATGTTCGACACCATCACCCACCTCGACGTGCTCAAGAAAGGCCTCAAGGTGATGGACTCCACGGCCATCACCCTGTGCCGCGACAACAACCTGCCTATCATCGTGTTCAACCTCAACCGGCACGGCAACATCCGCCGCGTCCTCGCCGGCGAAAAGGTCGGCTCCCTCGTCAGCCAGTAG
- a CDS encoding cytochrome P460 family protein: MKGKTLLVAVVFGLSAYLAVAGPDQAPADGPQYSPDGKLLRPTNHREWVYLSSGLGMNYGPAASSDHPMFTNVFVNPAAYRAFMATGKWPDKTMFALEIYHPATGSINKSGYYQGDFISLEAAVKDAARNPDVWAYYNLGLDRPSAEPFPRAACWSCHHENGAVENTFVQFYPQLLEVAVRKGTVKPSVDFPPSAGLIFNLIFEQGWPQAEAKFLEQRRRHPDAGIFQEPGLNALGYRLLNAKRQQDAIAVLSFVTHEFPNSANAFDSLADAYEQSGHREQALAASRKALELAESAQDANPEMQEQIRHAARRRIERLTQ, from the coding sequence ATGAAGGGCAAGACCCTGCTCGTCGCCGTCGTCTTCGGCCTCTCGGCCTATCTGGCGGTTGCCGGTCCAGACCAGGCTCCCGCCGACGGTCCGCAGTACTCGCCGGATGGCAAGTTGCTCCGGCCCACCAACCATCGGGAATGGGTCTATTTGTCATCCGGGCTGGGCATGAACTACGGACCGGCAGCCTCCAGCGACCATCCCATGTTCACCAACGTCTTCGTCAACCCCGCGGCCTATCGCGCCTTCATGGCCACCGGCAAATGGCCGGACAAGACCATGTTTGCGCTCGAGATCTACCATCCCGCTACCGGCTCCATTAACAAGAGCGGCTACTACCAGGGCGATTTCATTTCGCTCGAGGCGGCGGTGAAAGACGCAGCCCGCAACCCGGATGTTTGGGCGTACTACAACCTGGGGCTCGACCGGCCCTCGGCCGAGCCCTTTCCCCGCGCCGCCTGCTGGAGTTGCCACCACGAAAACGGGGCGGTGGAGAACACCTTCGTGCAGTTCTATCCGCAACTCTTGGAAGTGGCCGTTCGCAAGGGGACGGTGAAGCCCAGCGTAGACTTCCCGCCCAGCGCCGGCCTGATTTTCAACCTGATCTTTGAGCAGGGCTGGCCGCAAGCGGAAGCGAAGTTCCTGGAGCAGCGGCGCCGCCATCCGGATGCGGGCATCTTCCAGGAGCCCGGGTTGAACGCGCTCGGCTACCGGCTGCTCAATGCCAAACGCCAGCAGGATGCGATTGCCGTACTCTCCTTCGTCACCCATGAGTTCCCGAACTCGGCTAATGCGTTTGACAGTCTGGCCGACGCCTACGAACAAAGTGGTCATCGCGAGCAGGCCCTGGCCGCCTCACGCAAGGCGCTCGAGTTGGCGGAATCCGCCCAGGACGCGAACCCCGAGATGCAGGAACAGATCCGGCACGCCGCCAGACGGCGCATCGAACGTCTTACCCAGTAG